The genomic region AGAGATTAACAGTGAAAATTGATAGTAGATTTATTTATTAATGTTAGGTATTATAAAAATCTGATAGTGCAATGGAGAAAAAAGCTAAAATGCTTGTTGCAACTAAATTAGCAGAAGATACCTATATTCCTGGCATTACCCCTGGGTTCGGCGCTATGTTGTCAGAAACTGTAGCCGTGTGTCTAAACGATGCAGGACATAAAAACGATATTGAGTTGTATATCTGCGGAGATTTTAATGAAACTTTTCAAGTCCATTTTATAAATGTAACAGATCAAATGTTACGTTGTTATAATGATCAAGAGGTGACAACAGAGTATGGCGCATATGGCATTGCCTTTTTACTTATTCTTGAACTTACAGAATATACAGTTATTGAACGATCCATGAAAGGTACAAGGTTTGACTATTGGCTTGGGAAAAAAATCAGGAATATCCTTTTGAAAATAATGCACGCCTTGAGGTCTCAGGAATACGAAGAGGTAACAGTAGTATAATTAAAGAAAGAATAAAAGAGAAACGGTCACAAGTTGACAAATCTAAGATATCTCTGCCAGGATATATTATATTAGTGGAATTTAGTAAGCCTTTGTCTCATGTTTTAGGAACTATATGAACGAAATTAATAAGTGTCATAGGCAGGCAATGGATTATGCAGAGGAGGCTTATGTGCTGAAGCTAAAGGGGGAGGCATGGAGAGCTAAGGAATTAATAGAGAAAGCTTTTTCCCTTGAAAAGAAAGCATCTGAACTTGTCAGGAATACTGTAATAGAGCCAACAAGATCGGTTCTACACCGGAGTGCAGCATCTCTTGCTATAGAATGTAATAAGTTTAGTGAGGCTGAAAGTTTGATATTGTTTGCATTATTTGGCAACCCACCAGAGGAAATAGCTCAGGAGTTGAGAGACCTACTCGAACAAATCAATCCCCAAAAACGTCATGACCTTCATGCAAAAATACTGGCCCCCTCCAAACACCACTTTTCAATTTTAGGAAGGGCTGCATAATATAATCTGTAAACAGTAATGACAACAATATCCTTCTACTACTGCGGATTTTAAAAAGGTATGTTTGCTGGTAGTTCTTTAGTTAACTCGCCAGTTCACTGGCATAGTAACCGCACCAAAAACAATCGTAACCCTTCTTTCGTTGCCTGCCAAGGCAACATTCCCATGTCATAAAACAGCCTTTGTTCTGGCACCAAACTTCAGTATTACTTACTTCTTCGTTAAACATATTCCCTCTAAAACTCGGTATAAATAGTATAACATTCAAACATCCTGTTGCTTCCCTCAAGTTATAAATAGCAAATCACATGCCATATATAATTATAGCAAAATACAGCGATAAAAGTACAGTTATAAATTTAGAACTTTAAATAAAGTGTCAAAAAAGGCACACATCGTTGTATAATTGACACACTACTATATAAAGTAGCAGTTTACCACTACCTATTGCCACATTTTTTCCGTATCTACAGCCCGCCAAAGCGCCGCCCGGGAGATTTGGTTAAATCTGTGCCAGTTCTTAGGACGGGAGTTTACAATCAAAGCAACCGCTACGGCATCCTCGCGCCTTCCCACATAAGCTAAAGTACCGGGGAGTGAACCACTTCTGTACCATAAACTTTTACATGATGCACCACCCTCCTCCACATTCCAACCCATGCCAAAATACTCGGCTTTATTATTCCAATGCGAGAGTGCAGGGCGTGACAGCATCAGTCTTAATGATGTCTGTGATATTGGCGGAGAAACTGCCGGATTGTCTCCGGCTACTGTTGTTATAAATTTCACAAGGTCTGAGGCTGAGGCAATCCAGGCTCCGTCAGCGCTGTGTGTCTCAAGGGCAAACTCCGCCCCGTATTCCTCAGAGACAAGCCCGTACTCTCCTACAAAAATACTCGGTTTGAGTTTTTGCCCGGCAGTTGGATAATACAGTGTTTCACCCTCCGCTCTGTCTTTTTGTAATGTTTTACCCAATCGCATCGCTATTATTCCCATTGGGTTTAAAATTTCAGACTTAACATATTTTTCGTAAGGCATTCCGGACACTCTCTCTATTATCTTGCCAAGGATTACATAACCGATGTTTGAGTACGCATAGTCAGTGCCCGGATCAAAATCCAGCGGTTTACCCATCCAATAACTCACTGTAGTGTCAATATCAGCAGGCGGTCTTTTACCGGCAAGTTTAGCTGCTATTACAGCATGAGGGTAGTTTACCGGGTCTCCGCTTCTTTTTCTGTTCCACCCGCCGGACATCTGTAAAAGCTGCTGCACTGTTATATCGTAAATTCTGGGGTCAGAAGATGTGCTGTAGTTTAGTGGAGTAAAATCATTAAGCACTCTGAACACTTTGTCCTGTAAACTTAATTTACCGTCCTCACAGAGTTTCATAATGCTTACTGCCGTTACAGCCTTTGACACACTTGCCACTCTAAAGAGCGTTTTAGAAGTTACCGGCTCATTTGCATACCTGTTGGCATACCCAAAACCCTTTGCATACACGACCTGGCCGTTTTTCGCTACTGCCACCGAGGCCCCGGTAACACCATATTTACTCATTTGCTCCGACAACCATGTCTCATAACCTTCTATGCCAACCACAGAGCTAACATCAATTTTCTCAACTATTACCCTTGCAGCCCGCTTTTTCTTGTGGTGTCTGCCGACATGACTTTTACTTCTGCTGTGCTTACGGTGTTTAACGCGTGCCTGTACATCTGACGGCACAAGCAAAGTCGAAACAAAAACCGCTATTAGAATATACAACAACAAAGATCTGTGCAGATTTTTATTATTGGTAATCAGCATTTTTCATAAACTCCATCCAAATTGGCAAAGCGGCCTGAGCGCCGGTCTCTCTGCTTCCGATAGGTTTGTGGTCATCGCGGCCTACCCATACACCCACTGCCAGCCGGTCGTCAAACCCCATAAACCAGGCATCTGCAAAACTGTCTGTCGTGCCGGTTTTACCATATACAGTCTTATTTAATGCCATAGCAGCGTTTCCGGTACCCTCAGTTATTACCGCTCTGAGAAGTTCTTTTAGCTCTGAGCCTACTCCCTCATCTATTACATTTTTATAAGATATTTTCATCTCCTGAAGAGGTACGCCGTTTTTGTTGGTAATCTTTACTATGGAATATGGTGTATAACGGTTTCCGCTGCTAAAGGCAGCATAGGCATATGTCAACTCTAACAGAGTCAGGTCTGAGGCGCCAAGAGCAGACGGCATATAGGGTTGCACAGGATTTTTAATGCCAAGCATTTTAGCTGTTGCTATAACTTTCTTGATGCCAACCTTATCGGCAAGATACACAGTGGCAGCATTCAATGAATGCGCAATGGCAAAGCGCATCGTAACCTCTCCGTTATATTCATGGCTGTAGTTGTGAGGTACCCAGATGTCAGCCTTGCTGCTGCCGGTAAAACTTATCTCCGCGTCCATGAGAGTGCTCTCAGGGGTATATCCCTCGTTAAGGGCTGTCAGATAGACGACCGGTTTAAAAGAAGACCCGGGCTGTCTTATGGCCTGTGTCACCCTGTTAAACTGTGTCTCCCAGAAATCCGTGCCTCCTACCATGGCCTTAATTGCTCCGGTTTGGGTATCTACAGCAAGGAGCGCCACCTGAACATTTTTTCGTTTCCGTTTGGCTAAATTATTTACTCCATACAAAACAGCTTTTTCCGCTATCTTTTGCAGACGGTAATCCAGTGTCGTGTAAATTCTTATTCCAGCAGTGTAGAGTCTTTCTCCGTATTCGTCCTCAAGCTCATTTTTTATATAATCTATAAAGTACGGGGCATTGTATCGCCTTGTGTGTACGTTTAAAGGAAGCGGTGCTTTCATAGCTTTTTCACACTGAGCATCGGTTATAAAGCCAACAGAAAGCATTCGCTTAAGGACAAAATTTCTTCTCTGCAGGGCTTTTTGTGGATTTTTAAACGGTGAATACGTGGTTGGAGCTTTTGGCATGGCAGCCAAAAGAGCTGCCTCAGCAATGTTCAGATCTGAAGTGCTTTTGCCAAAATAAGTATAAGATGCCGCCTCTATGCCGTAAGCACGTGTGCCAAAGTATGTCTGGTTTAAGTATAGCCCTATTATTTCATCTTTTGTATAGTGGCGCTCTATTTGCAGGGAAAGGGTTGCCTCCTTAAGCTTTCTCTCAAGTGACCTTTCAGGCTTTAAAAATAACATTTTGGCCAGCTGTTGGGTTATGGTGCTACCGCCCTGTACGAAGGATTTAGCCTTAATGTCTTCATACATTGCTCCAAAAATTCTGACAAAATCTATTCCCTTGTGCTTATAGAACCTGGCATCCTCCACTGCAATGAATGCCTTCTTTACATGGTCAGGAATCTTATAGTAGGGAACAAAGGTTCGCCGTTCTATGAAAAGCTCTGCCAAAAGCTCATTATCTGCCGAGTAAACAAGAGATGTCTCAAGAGGAGTGTACTCTTCAAGCATCTTAATTTTAGGTAAATCAGAAAGAGTCCAAAACAAAAAT from Nitrospirota bacterium harbors:
- a CDS encoding beta-lactamase family protein, producing MLITNNKNLHRSLLLYILIAVFVSTLLVPSDVQARVKHRKHSRSKSHVGRHHKKKRAARVIVEKIDVSSVVGIEGYETWLSEQMSKYGVTGASVAVAKNGQVVYAKGFGYANRYANEPVTSKTLFRVASVSKAVTAVSIMKLCEDGKLSLQDKVFRVLNDFTPLNYSTSSDPRIYDITVQQLLQMSGGWNRKRSGDPVNYPHAVIAAKLAGKRPPADIDTTVSYWMGKPLDFDPGTDYAYSNIGYVILGKIIERVSGMPYEKYVKSEILNPMGIIAMRLGKTLQKDRAEGETLYYPTAGQKLKPSIFVGEYGLVSEEYGAEFALETHSADGAWIASASDLVKFITTVAGDNPAVSPPISQTSLRLMLSRPALSHWNNKAEYFGMGWNVEEGGASCKSLWYRSGSLPGTLAYVGRREDAVAVALIVNSRPKNWHRFNQISRAALWRAVDTEKMWQ
- a CDS encoding PBP1A family penicillin-binding protein gives rise to the protein MVEKRAARRIPRKEPATPQKKRGKVPFILGFAIMVIALSLGFGGGFLFWTLSDLPKIKMLEEYTPLETSLVYSADNELLAELFIERRTFVPYYKIPDHVKKAFIAVEDARFYKHKGIDFVRIFGAMYEDIKAKSFVQGGSTITQQLAKMLFLKPERSLERKLKEATLSLQIERHYTKDEIIGLYLNQTYFGTRAYGIEAASYTYFGKSTSDLNIAEAALLAAMPKAPTTYSPFKNPQKALQRRNFVLKRMLSVGFITDAQCEKAMKAPLPLNVHTRRYNAPYFIDYIKNELEDEYGERLYTAGIRIYTTLDYRLQKIAEKAVLYGVNNLAKRKRKNVQVALLAVDTQTGAIKAMVGGTDFWETQFNRVTQAIRQPGSSFKPVVYLTALNEGYTPESTLMDAEISFTGSSKADIWVPHNYSHEYNGEVTMRFAIAHSLNAATVYLADKVGIKKVIATAKMLGIKNPVQPYMPSALGASDLTLLELTYAYAAFSSGNRYTPYSIVKITNKNGVPLQEMKISYKNVIDEGVGSELKELLRAVITEGTGNAAMALNKTVYGKTGTTDSFADAWFMGFDDRLAVGVWVGRDDHKPIGSRETGAQAALPIWMEFMKNADYQ